Proteins from one Xiphophorus hellerii strain 12219 chromosome 8, Xiphophorus_hellerii-4.1, whole genome shotgun sequence genomic window:
- the LOC116724935 gene encoding cuticle collagen 1-like, whose translation MVKESEDEMLLLEETPTTTIFQRIGHAFLDLGTLGVSVLGGTLGVSVSGGTLGVSVSGGTLGVSVSGAPAGEPAETGSGAPAGTPADSAWGAPAGTAAGTPADSGAATRGGEAVAVGSDAPAGMPAESGSGAPDGVAGPGDGAGSGLAEKLCGLGGRVLPFKTATAVRRSRSASSCNSASPRCGSRGIQ comes from the exons ATGGTAAAAGAATCAGAGGATGAGATGCTGTTGCTGGAAGAAACGCCAACGACCACCATATTTCAGAGAATCGGGCACGCCTTCCTGGACCT aggaacactgggagtctcggtcttgggaggaacactgggagtctcggtctcgggaggaacactgggagtctcggtctcgggaggaacactgggagtctcagTCTCTGGTGCGCCGGCTGGTGAGCCGGCTGAAACGGgttcgggtgcgccggctggaacgccggctgattcggcctggggtgcgccggctggaactgcggctggaacgccggctgattcgggcGCAGCGACGAGAGGCGGAGAGGCAGTGGCTGTGGGCTCGGATGCGCCGGCTGGAATGCCGGCTGAATCGGGCTCGGGTGCGCCGGACGGAGTTGCTGGTCCCGGAGATGGAGCTGGgtctgggctggcggagaaactgtgcggcttgggaggcagagtgTTGCCTTTCAAAACAGCAACCGCCGTCAGGCGCTCCCGCTCTGCCTCCTCCTGCAACTCCGCCAGCCCCAGGTGCGGAAGTCGCGGGATCCAGTAA